The DNA region CGAGCCATTTGACGATGTTGTTGTAGACCTCTATGGCGCACCCCTCGGCCTCTACGAGGGCCTCTAGCATCCCCTTCAGATCCCTGACGTTCTGCGGATAGTGAACCTTCTTGCAGTTGGCGAGGTCGTAGAGCTTCTCGAAGTCTCTGGGAACCTCCCCACCCAACTCTATGATCCTCGCTGCAAGCTCATCCGCGTGCTCCTCCTCCTGATCTGCTATCTTGTTAACAGTCTCTGCAAGTATCGGAGACTCCAGCCCCTCAGCCATGTCAGCAGCCCATTTATAGCTA from Candidatus Bathyarchaeota archaeon includes:
- a CDS encoding bacterioferritin is translated as MGKKGREIVKVDVEKLIELLKKAYADEWIAYYSYKWAADMAEGLESPILAETVNKIADQEEEHADELAARIIELGGEVPRDFEKLYDLANCKKVHYPQNVRDLKGMLEALVEAEGCAIEVYNNIVKWLGPCYEKDIRTFHLIQHILSEEIEHEETFENLV